Below is a window of Hydrogenimonas sp. DNA.
GATGAAGATAGAGGAGAAGTTGCAGGCGAACAGGACCAAGGAGGCAATCAGACATTTTGCCGTAGAGGAGGAGAGTCTCGAAGAGCAGGTGGAGAGAGCTGTTCAGAGATTCACCAAGGAGTTGATCGAAATATTCAAAGAGCACTATGAAAAGAAAAAGTAGAGAGCTTTATACATATATTATCGGCGGGAAGTATCGCGGCAAGAAGATCGCCCTGCCTTCACCCGATGTAACGAGAAGCTCCAAGAGCAGGCTCAGAGAGTCGGTTTTCAACACTCTTCAGTTCGATATAGTGGGCAGTAACTTTATCGAAATGTTCGGAGGGAGTGGATCTGTCGGGCTGGAGGCGATAAGCAGAGGGGCAAAAAAGGCGTGGTTTATAGAACTCGACAGAGACTCCTTCAATATTCTCACCGCCAACAGTGCGGCACTCGACCCCGCACGCTGCGATCTCAGATACGGGGACGCTTTCGAAGTTCTGCCCGAAATTCTCAGGGAGCTTCGAGAGAGGGGAGAGAAGTGTTACCTCTACATAGACCCCCCCTTTTCGATCCGTGAAGGTAGCTCCGATATTTATGAGAAGGTCCTCGAAACGATAGGTATGATCGATCCGGATGTGATAATTTCGATAATAGTGGAGCATATGAGCAGAGAGGCAATGCCGCAGAGAGTAGGCCCTTTCGAAAAGTTCAAAGAGAAAAAGTTCGGAAAAAGTTCATTGAGCTACTACAAAAGCTGAAAAGTGGAACGAATCTTGCTTTGAGGTTATGCAAATCTACCCGCACAGGGCGGGGATGAAAGGCAGACCTTGAGACGATCGCTTTTTGTTTTTCTGGTTCTACCGCTCTTTCTTCATGCCGTCAAGATAAAAGAGATAAGCAACATCATAGGAGTGAGGGAGAACCAGCTTATAGGATACGGCCTTATAGTCGGACTGAACAAGACCGGTGACGGCACCACTTCGAAGTTCACCCTCCAGACCATCTCAAATATGCTTCAGTCGATGAATGTAAAACTGGACCCCAAAGATATCAAGTCCAAAAATGTCGCGGCCGTTGTGGTTACGGCG
It encodes the following:
- a CDS encoding 16S rRNA (guanine(966)-N(2))-methyltransferase, whose product is MKRKSRELYTYIIGGKYRGKKIALPSPDVTRSSKSRLRESVFNTLQFDIVGSNFIEMFGGSGSVGLEAISRGAKKAWFIELDRDSFNILTANSAALDPARCDLRYGDAFEVLPEILRELRERGEKCYLYIDPPFSIREGSSDIYEKVLETIGMIDPDVIISIIVEHMSREAMPQRVGPFEKFKEKKFGKSSLSYYKS